From the Brassica napus cultivar Da-Ae unplaced genomic scaffold, Da-Ae ScsIHWf_2078;HRSCAF=2729, whole genome shotgun sequence genome, the window CAATCAAAATGCAGAAGAATGTATATCAAATTATAGTTTAAGTGCAGTTTTGTTTTTGAGAGATTTCTCAATTGCAGTATTGAAATGCCTCAAAACCCAAAGTGCATGCTCTCAATGATAACCAAGTAAGGCAATTTAAAAAAGCAACTAAGCAATTAGATCTTTAGAAGCTTGCCAGCTGCAAAAGTAAACAAGTCATAAAGCAAGGGGcccataactttttttttgatggAGGAAAATGATGGTAGCTTGAAATGTGGCATGACAATTGCAACACTCAAAAAGAATCCAAGGCCATATCACAATCATCACGGTTCATGAGTAACTAAATGAGACAGATGAGTTATAAACAAAACTAAGGACAAAAGAACACAGAAAAAGACAAGCTGGACAAGGAGAGTCCTAAAAATCTTGCTTTTGAAACAAAGTGAGCTCAGCATCTGCCTGCTGAGTTGCTGGTTCATATCACAACACGTTGAACTTAAATTTACTCTACTTGAACTTGGAGGATGTGTGGACGTGTGTGCCAAGAACAGTCAAGAATAAGAATTGTTAATAACATCTTCATGTAATCCGGTTCTGAATTAGCATGGTTGCAAATGTTTAGCCCTGCAGTTTGATTGATATTATTAGGCTAAGCAAAGGTATGATCACCAATAAGGTAATTGGAAGAATAAATTACCTGGAAAACTGCATACAAACCAAATGGAACAGACGAGCTAGGAACACATTGCATGCATCACATTCTGCGGAGTTGAGACCACGAGGTCTGAGAATCAACTTTACTTGAGAGTGATCGTTTGATCTCAAGTCTTACCCCTATCAGATACATTTTTGTATACTGATCGTTGACCGCTATAGCCTCCTCGAGAACCAATTTTTTGAAGAATTTTCCTCTTGCTTTTTCTAACCCCCTTCACCTTCTGTTCCTTGAGAAGTTTCTGGAGCTTAGGACTACCAGGGAATCCTTTTGCTTCCATATCTAAATACATCTCTCTGGCCTTCTCGAGCCACCCACATGCCAAAAGCCCTTGTACTGTGGCCAAGTAAAGAGCACCATTAGCAGCTACCTCAAAACGACCCATCTCTGCCCAGATCTTCAAAGCATTCTCCGGTTGCTTCTTCTTAAACAATCTTCCAAGAATGAGGAGAAAGGTGTCTTCTTTAGGACCTAAACAAGAAACCTTCATTTGTTCTAAAACCTCTAAAGTTTGGTCCAAACTCACACCTTCAAGGAACGCATGAAACGTATCAACAGTTGGACATAGCTTCTCACTTATCATGGTCGCCAATACATCCCTCGCTTCTTCAACTTTCCCTGCTCACAAAGAGGCCGAATCATCGCATTGTAAGTGACTGAATCTGGCTTTAAACCTTCCTCCTTCATCTTCTCCACAAGCTTCACAGCTTCACCAAAGCAATTCTCGCAAGTCAACACATAAACCAAAGAATTATAAACATCAACCCCGGGAGCAAACCCTCGTTTCCTCATCTCATCACAGAGCCTAAGAGAATCAAAAAGGTTGCCAGCTTTAGAAAAGCAAGAGATCATGTGACTGTAAGAGTCCTCGTTAGGCGTGATACAGTAATTCCCCATCTCTCGCCAAATCCTCTTGGCTTCAGTCACATCAGTCCAAACGTTACACCAACCATTAAGAATCACGTTGAATCCTTCAACGTCCAAAGGAAAGAGCTTTTTGCTTGCGAGCATGAATTCTTCAGCTTTTTCAATGTGCCCATGTCTACACAAGGCATGTAGCAACCCTTGAAATGCTTCATCATCAGGAACGTGCTTAAACTTATCCATGATATCGAATGTCCGAATAGCTTGGCTTGTATCATTAGCAGCAGCATACCTACATCAACACCAATTCAATATCACAGCCAATGTTCTAAATATTGATCTAACGATTTCACTACTGCTaacgatttcttgaacattgatctttaaaaattaaacaaaagacaAACTCAAACCTGTCCATCATGAGAAACATGGCGTTTCTAGtatcctttgagacatgaaacATGTCACGGATCAAACACCAAGCTATGTTGAACTTTTGATGATTACCCAACACCCATATCATCAAGTCACAAGCTTTCTGATCATCGCAGCCTCGTCTCTCTCCCCATTTAAACGCTAGAAAGGCAAGCCTCCATTCCTCTCTTAATCCCCAGATTAAAGAGTACAAAGAATCATTATTTAGATCAAAGGTTGACTCCTCAAGAGAAGCCATGGCATCCGCCTCCGACTCTAGCTCAGAGACCTGTCTGACTAAATCAATCAGACCCTTCTCCAAAGGAGCCACTTCTTTGTTGATATCAGATTCTTCGAAGATGGTTTTGGTGGAGAAGCCATTGGAATAGAAAAAATAAGGGACACGGCTTGAGATTTGAGAATGCACAAGACCTGTTCGATGAAATGCTGAGGAGAAGGAAACAATGTGGAACGATGAGCTGGCAAATGATCTCGACACTGCACGTGAAAGATACTGACGTTGAACAATCCACAGCTGTGTTGTACGCGTTAGTTTCCTAGCAATCGCAGCACAGCTCATCGGGGAGTGAAGGAGTGAGAGGAGAGGTTTCGGAATGGTTTTGACTGCGTCTTTTGTGAGACGAGGAGATGAAATTATGAAAACTGATGGGGTCTCGTATGTTAATGGgcttaagtaaataaaaaggttTTGTTAATGggcttaaataaataaaagcccATTTAAGATGGTCCTGACTCCTGAAACGCCGACGTATGAAAACTGATGAGGTCACGTATGTTCCGGCATGATACaatacatcttatatattaaaagagaagtcacaatcttgattcatgtgtgatttttttttaaaatggacttaatggacctattcctagaaagtaatgttacatttaatatctaattttatcatttaaattttgggcatacaagaaatttttattgggctatcaataattaaatttaaacaatagatgatccattagatttatatatagtataaataaaataaatatcttatatattaaaagagaagtcacaatcttgattcatgtgtgattttttttttaaaatggacttaatggacctattcctagaaagtcatgttacatttaatatctaattttatcatttaaattttgggcatacaagaaatttttattgggctatcaataattaaatttaaacaatagatgatccattagatttatatatagtataaataaaataaatataaatattatcaaaaattgtatataaatattttctctaattttgtaattagtaataaaattaatgttattatacattaatatatattttttattatatattaaatttattatacaaataatcagttatcttttataaaatgaaaaaacattatatcaaattttactattttatagttatatctatcattttaaaataaaaaaattgtatttaactaaatatgataaaattattttaaattgataaattaatatattttattttgacaaacattaaaaatttatgctagaaatataatatgttggtagaacgggttaacattagtaaattagataattcatgtataaaattaacttatcttaaacttttatatatatatagttattattttaaatgaataaacataaaaaaatactgATAAAGGAAATCTAGCgctttgaattacggatcaggatcataataattgaataaaaaataattttaaaatatatataataaaaaataccaaatatatgtgatgatttgaaataatcaattaacttacagcatgaaaactatcaaattgttatatttaagatagttatatataaacatttaaatatataagtaactttaaaatatattctaattatgtaatatatatatatataaacatgaaaattaatacCCGCACAGTTGTGCGGGTCCAAATCtagtctatcttattaaaactcaagtacaaaattggagtgtttggagacttgaataggacttttaaaaatttggagtgtttggaaacatggattgcagtcttttaaaaaaaaatatttttgtttgaaaacaaggatagtagtattaaaaaaaaaagtaatgggcttatgttttttttaaaaattgaaagttatttaggccacttttaaaatataccaaaatgggtcaatctaattccctaaaattttttttctaaactaaccataaaacaaaatttaaactttatatacatatttcaaatcaaaataataattcaaatttgatttatatcaaaaattgattcaaaaatatacatatattcaaaaatgaatttttactaaactatttttcaataaccattataaaaaaatattgtcaatatatataagaaaaatataatacaaagcccaatttgaaataccaactcaaattatggttttcatatttcatattaagttttaaaaatataatatatgtaattatttatatgatggtatgtataaaatactattaattatatgattacttatatgatggtacatataaaatacgattaattatatgatgataaaatacgatatataataaatactagggatgggcttttggatacccatacgggtttagttctgatcggtttgtattttgggttttcggggtcaaagatttcagccttattagaatgtttctaaattttggtttgagttcgatttggatctttgcgggtttggtttgggtttggataactaatttaaattatttttaaagtcttaaatcattatatattttaaatttctcaaaatatataaataaaataatatattacgtataaatttgaataacatatgtcataatacttaagcttaacatatcaattggcttgatttaaaattttggatacgaaatcaataattattttaagtatttttggtgatttgagtatactttaactatttcagatatttacttttgactatctatatatattttcaagtatttaaaccaatttaaaagtatcatttttgatgttttatatacgttaaatctaaaaataattaatatatataagtatataaatctatttttagataaattcggatacccaaatacttcggttcggatcagattcggttctctaaataacaaaattttgaataattagaatatttaatcaatttatgtttgggtttggtactatatctttggatcggtatcggttatgttcttcggattcatttttccaaatcataataattacatgaaaaacaaatatcaacatatttttcaaaatatacacccgcgcgcctgcgcgggtcaaaatctagtcgtTTCTTATGTATGGTATGGTTTGTTCCTTGATCTTAACTCTTTGTTAAATCCTGGTTTATTTTTAGGATCAAATCATCGGTCTCACCAAGATTACATGGAGAAGGCTGATAAAGCTCGTAAAGCACGTCTCTCTTCATCCTCTGACAAGTAGTCCATAGGAACTTAACTCCGTAATGTCTGAGCCAGTTTGGTTTTTGTTCAGATACGTACTCATAAGTTTCTGTATCAAAATAAATTGAAGATTTCTCATAGATAATGCCTCAAAGTTAAAGCTTCATTCTCATCTAGAACACTGTTTCCATCTTGTGAAGGTCACAGATGATGAATAAAAGCAACATTAAACGGTAAAATAGAAATCTCCTACTTGTCTAGGGCAGTTATATGTCCTCACAGAGGCATGAGCCTTCTACGTTTGTAGAACCACAGGAATGCCAAAAATACAAGAAGGCCACAGACTCCAGTAATGGTCAATACCCATTTGAAAGCACCAGGCTTCTCAAAGAAATCTATCTCAAAATTCATCCCAAAGATCCCTGCTACTACCCCAAAGATGGCCACCACAAACGTTGCAGTAGTTAGCAGCAGCTCAAACTGGATCAGCTGATTCCTCACGTTATCCTGCAAATACCATAGACTCTTAGGCAAAACAAAAGGTAAATATATGATCAAGATTTTTAAAGGGTATACCAATTGAATGTTGATGAAATCTTCAGTATCATCAATGTACTCCTTTAACTGAGTTGTAAAAGAGAAATGCAGAGGATtaaaccagttttttttttaactgctaTTAAACACAAAGGAGTGGTGTTTTATGTTTACCGAGGTTAGCTTGTTGAGAGTGCTGTCAATGACAACAAAGTAAGCTTCCAGCAACATCTCCAGCTCTTCTATATTCTCTGTTGCGCTTTCTGAGCTTCTTGCACTGTCATGCCTGCTCCTCGCAATGCTCAAGCTTTTCTCAAGTCTCCTTGAAGAATCAGGAGGAGAAGAAACAGGAGAAACTGgcgcagagagagagagaccatcgTTTGATCTGTATCCAAGTAAAGAGTGGTGATCACCACCGTTCAAAGAGCCTtccattctcttcttcttctccgttaAATACATCTCAGCCATATCCCCATCATCGTCCATCAACTGCTCAATCTCATCCCTCACCTTCTGAACTCTCCTCGTCAACGCAACAAGTCTGCTCTTCAGTCTACGCACACGCTCCAAGTTCAAAGTACTGATCTTTGAGGTAAGCTCATCTAATAACGGGTACGCCTCAATCTCCAACTCTGAAGCCTGAGCATCAAGGAAGGTACAAGCAGCTTCCAGAGCAATCTCAAGAGCCCTAAACTCAAAAGGCAAATAATCAGGAGACGAGTTTTGGAACACATTGTTCCTCCTCCTGATGAGTTCATTGCTGTCCTGATTCCAAACCTCACCAACAGCACTTGCCTTAAGCCTCTGCTGGAGCTCAACCACATACCGAAGCACATAGTTATCCAGAGAGTTCAACAACAAAACTTCATCCGCAGTGATAATACAACGGATCTGCTCCAAGTTAACAACAATAGCTCTCTCACGCCCCAGGATAGTAGAGGGATACACGAACAAAGGATCAAGCAGGCGCAAGTCACGTGCAGGCAAGTCGCATCTACGCATCATTGAGAACTTATCAACCTCAATGACCTGTGTGTTGGCGAAAGTATCAACACGGATCCAGGACTTGAGACCTTGTCCACGTTTCTTGAGACCTGAAACGTCAACCCCGAGGAGAGGCTGTCTCCCTGAGGCAGAAGGGCGAGACGCTGCTGCTTCTCCTCTGAGGTTTATAGCTGAAGCGGGTCTCGGAGGAAGCAAACGCTCCTTGAGATCAGACATTGTTTGctaataatctccagatgctacaaaaaaaaatgaacttttATTACAAGACTCTCTCTCAATATGATCAGTTgcagaatcaagaagattcaaacCTCCGTGTTGAAGGAATCAAGACCGATCTCGGTGTGTTCTTACTCTGTCCTAGCCACAGCTGTAATAAGAAAAAGAGGAAGCAGTATCAAAGATGGAAGCTTTCGATagaaaacaaatcaaacacCAGAAGACAAGTAATCATAAAACAATATGGTGACTACAACGGTGAGAGATACGACCACATGTAACAGAATCAGATGGATCGTCTCAGAACCATAAAATGATCAGAAAGGTCTCAAATTGTACACTTACCGTATCAAAATCCTCGCGACGGGAAAACCCTTGAAGCTAGAATCGAGAATTGATTCCGAAGTGACTTTGTTGGATTGGATTCTTAAACAATCTGATTGAGTTAATGCGGAAGAAGCAAAAAGTAAGCACACCTTTTGCCCTTGTAGACGCAAATTACAATAAGAGAGAGCTTAATAACCGGAATGTAAACCGATtattaactaatttattttggtttagacTTAAAATGTACCGAACTCACATTAATACTTGCTATAACAATATTAACCACTAGAAAAGTTAGGTAGGTAACTAATGTTTTCCATTTAATTAAGCGTGACGACACAAAAGTAATTAATACAGAGTATTGAATGGTTTTAGATTGAGATGCCGACGTgcaatttatttctttaaaaagaGTCGGTGGATGACGATGAGCCGTACGAAGCAAGAGAAAGACATTGAAACATACATCTGAGCAAGGAATAACGCGTGGGAAAGAGCCTTGCATGGCATTAGAGAAAGCAATTAAGGGCCCGTTTGTTCTTACCTGGATGAGTCATTTGGATgaagatgagagttttgtttgtttaggtaCTAAAAGTGCAATTCATTCAGACGGATCATAGATGACTTTTGGAAATTTAGGTTTAATTCTAAAGTCCATTCAAATGATCTAGATTGGTTCAGCTGAATGGACTTTAGAATTAAACCTAAATTTCCAAAAGTCATCTATGATCCGTCTGAATGAATTGCACTTTTAGtacctaaacaaacaaaactctcatcttcATCCAAAATAGTATAATGTATATTATGCCCCTAATGTAATTCATTCAAAATagtataatgtctattatgcCCCTAATGTAATTCATTCAAAATagatggttcattcaaaatAGTATAAGGTCTATTATGCCCCTAATGTAATTCATAAATTACAAAcctaaaaataatatcatttttgttaCATACGAAAACtaacaaaactacaaaaaacacgttttcccgcgaaaacctaaaaactattttttcacgccaaaactccaaaaatgaaatttctagtcaaaattgcaaaaacgtgtttttccgcgaaaaccgaaaaatgtgttttcatgccaaaatcacaaaaaaaacatgttttcacgcTAACACcacaaaacacatttttccgccaaaatacaaaacacattttcccgccaaaattgcaaaaacgtatttttccgccaaaacaaaaaaacgtgttttcccgctaaaaccgaaaatctcgttttcccgccaaaaccgaaaaatttcgttttcccgccaaaaccaaaaaaatctcgttttctcgccaaaaccaaaaaatctcgttttcccgtgaaaaccgcaaaaaacgcaaaaaaacgtgtttttccgcgaaaaacgtgttttcctgccaaaaccgcaaaaaatgtgttttcccgctaaaacatgtttttccgccaaaaccgcaaaaacgcgttcccgtcaaaaacgtattttctcgtcaaaaccgcaaaaacgtgttttcctgccaaaacggcaaaaacgcgttttctcgccaaaacagcaaaaacgcgttttctcgccaaaacagcaaaaacgcgttttctcgccaaaacagcaaaaacgtgttttctcgccaaaacagcaaaaacacattttcccgccaaaaatgcgtttttccgcctAAACcgcaaaacgcgttttcccgccaataacgaaaaatcttgttttctcgctaaaactgaaaaatttagttttcccgcaaaaatcgcaaaaacgtgtttccctccaaaaccgcaaaaaaacacattttcccgccaaaaacgtcttttccgccaaaactgcaaaaacatcttttctcgccaaaaccgaaaatttgtattttcccgccaaaactgaaaaatatctTTTTTCCGGCAGATccaaaaaatcttgtttttccgccgaaaccgaaaaatgtgttttttcgctaaaaccaaaaaaaaatttcccgttcaaaccgcaaaaaaaaaatcgttaattttgaaataattctaatgtaaatatattaaactaaataattaaatgtaatatagttaaagttaatatcaaacatatgattaaacCAACACAatggtattttggtaatttgtttactaaactcatttgaatgaaaatgaaaataaagaaacaaacataagatccatttagatgattcatctagatgagcCATGTTGAtgtacaaacaaacaatcacaaaaatgTGTATGGATCATCtgaatagatcatacaaatgaatcatttggaTGGAGATGACAAATGGTGAAACGAACAGCCCGTAAATCACACTTCTTGATGCTACAGTACAGACTCTGGCAGCAGGTGGAACTTTCTTACTACTACTCAGTGCCCGTCCGGACCTATGTAGAGCCGAAAGCGGACAAGAAAATTATGCCcttagatataaaaataaatttttttattgcatgtttaagcatatattcaaaatactgCAATATACTATTAAATCCTAAattgttaacaaaaataaaataaaatacaaagagATAAAATCACATTATTCacgaaatataaattttattgatgaattttGAAATAACTACAATATTTAAGCCATACTGGTTCTACTAATATCATTGACAATCCATTTAGTTGGTTATCAATCTTATTTTTGTTACATTTTCTATTAAAACATTAATTGAATAATATGACAACATCTGATAAAAATTCATTAACATCAACATCATTTTTCCTTTGTGGATTGTCTCACGGATTAGAACCGAATTTATGATAATTTGTTTGTGTAGGTTTGATAAATTcc encodes:
- the LOC125574824 gene encoding magnesium transporter MRS2-10-like: MSDLKERLLPPRPASAINLRGEAAASRPSASGRQPLLGVDVSGLKKRGQGLKSWIRVDTFANTQVIEVDKFSMMRRCDLPARDLRLLDPLFVYPSTILGRERAIVVNLEQIRCIITADEVLLLNSLDNYVLRYVVELQQRLKASAVGEVWNQDSNELIRRRNNVFQNSSPDYLPFEFRALEIALEAACTFLDAQASELEIEAYPLLDELTSKISTLNLERVRRLKSRLVALTRRVQKVRDEIEQLMDDDGDMAEMYLTEKKKRMEGSLNGGDHHSLLGYRSNDGLSLSAPVSPVSSPPDSSRRLEKSLSIARSRHDSARSSESATENIEELEMLLEAYFVVIDSTLNKLTSLKEYIDDTEDFINIQLDNVRNQLIQFELLLTTATFVVAIFGVVAGIFGMNFEIDFFEKPGAFKWVLTITGVCGLLVFLAFLWFYKRRRLMPL